The Corallococcus exiguus genome has a window encoding:
- a CDS encoding HEAT repeat domain-containing protein, whose protein sequence is MKDRSVPELIALALQGDEEDETAWEAIRELRDRGGDEVFEAAVRLLHSASSRERGRGTDILAQLGGRKRSDALITKCADEVLSALATEQDASVLDSMATALGHLGDARAVPALLPLKNHPDEHVRMGVVMGMMPHRDPVAIQTLIELSRDSDEDVRNWATFSLGSQAEDVDTPELRDALFDRLTETYLELRGEALVGLALRKDPRVLEPLRRELEGSEVIVLAVEAAQALEDLSLLPLLHRLRDPPGKADSYFRSVLADAIAHLESLA, encoded by the coding sequence ATGAAAGACCGTTCTGTTCCGGAGTTGATTGCCCTCGCGTTGCAGGGTGACGAGGAGGACGAAACGGCCTGGGAGGCCATCCGCGAGTTGCGCGACCGGGGCGGCGATGAGGTGTTCGAGGCCGCCGTCAGGTTGCTGCACTCTGCGTCTTCACGCGAGCGTGGACGCGGCACAGACATCCTCGCGCAACTGGGCGGTCGGAAACGCAGCGACGCGCTCATCACGAAGTGCGCGGATGAGGTCCTGTCCGCGCTGGCCACGGAGCAGGATGCATCCGTCCTGGACTCAATGGCCACGGCCCTGGGGCACCTCGGGGATGCCCGAGCGGTTCCCGCCCTCCTGCCCCTGAAGAACCACCCGGACGAGCATGTCCGGATGGGCGTGGTCATGGGGATGATGCCCCACCGGGATCCGGTCGCCATCCAGACCTTGATTGAGCTCTCCCGCGACAGCGACGAAGACGTCCGGAACTGGGCGACCTTCAGTCTGGGCAGCCAGGCGGAAGACGTGGACACGCCCGAGCTTCGGGATGCGTTGTTCGACCGGCTCACGGAGACATACCTGGAGCTTCGCGGCGAGGCCCTGGTCGGACTGGCGCTGCGCAAGGACCCGCGTGTCCTGGAGCCGCTGCGCCGCGAGTTGGAGGGAAGCGAGGTCATCGTCCTGGCTGTCGAAGCCGCCCAGGCGCTGGAGGACCTCTCCCTCCTGCCGCTGCTCCATCGTCTTCGGGACCCGCCTGGCAAGGCCGACAGCTACTTCCGCAGCGTCCTCGCTGACGCCATCGCCCACCTGGAATCACTCGCCTGA